A DNA window from Actinomadura luzonensis contains the following coding sequences:
- a CDS encoding ABC transporter substrate-binding protein: MNPIRHVPALAVAACLALAACSAGGGTTTGATTGASGTASPAGPRGDGTLSIGTVLPQTGSLAYLGPPMYAGVDLALKEIREAGGVLGKPVARADVDSGDTTTNIASQGVDKLLAQKVDAIVGAASSSVSESIIDKITGAGVVQFSPANTSDKFTTIDDKGLYFRTAPPDKLQGRVLGDLLVSDGNETVGVLAMQDSYGTGLADQVTRTAEEGGATVVERVDYDPKAAEFSADVAKIKAKNPQAIVIIGFEESAKVLRELVKQGLTADRHHWYLVDGNMSNTNYLRMPKGTLQGVKGTLPGAAAPEAFQKRLLQIHPDLHEFTYAAESYDAMTLLALAAEAAGSDAGAAVAGKLVEVSKGGQKCADFKGCAALLKAGKDIDFDGVSGPVDFNEAGDPSTATIGVYQYRGDNTFDAGKAVEYRTGNIAG; encoded by the coding sequence ATGAACCCGATCCGTCACGTGCCCGCGCTCGCCGTCGCGGCCTGCCTGGCGCTGGCCGCGTGCTCCGCCGGCGGCGGCACCACCACCGGGGCCACCACCGGAGCCTCCGGGACCGCCTCGCCCGCGGGCCCGCGCGGCGACGGCACGCTGTCCATCGGCACGGTCCTGCCGCAGACCGGCTCGCTGGCCTACCTCGGGCCGCCCATGTACGCGGGCGTGGACCTGGCGCTCAAGGAGATCCGCGAGGCGGGCGGCGTGCTCGGCAAGCCGGTGGCGCGGGCCGACGTCGACTCCGGCGACACGACCACGAACATCGCCTCCCAGGGGGTGGACAAGCTGCTCGCGCAGAAGGTGGACGCCATCGTGGGCGCGGCCTCGTCGTCGGTGTCGGAGTCGATCATCGACAAGATCACCGGCGCGGGCGTCGTGCAGTTCTCGCCCGCCAACACCTCCGACAAGTTCACCACCATCGACGACAAGGGCCTGTACTTCAGGACCGCGCCCCCGGACAAGCTCCAGGGCCGGGTGCTCGGCGACCTGCTCGTGTCCGACGGCAACGAGACGGTCGGCGTCCTCGCCATGCAGGACTCCTACGGCACCGGCCTGGCCGACCAGGTGACCAGGACCGCCGAGGAGGGCGGCGCGACCGTCGTGGAGCGGGTGGACTACGACCCGAAGGCGGCCGAGTTCTCCGCCGACGTGGCGAAGATCAAGGCGAAGAACCCGCAGGCGATCGTGATCATCGGCTTCGAGGAGTCGGCGAAGGTGCTGCGCGAGCTCGTCAAGCAGGGGCTGACGGCGGACCGGCACCACTGGTACCTGGTGGACGGCAACATGTCCAACACCAACTACCTCAGGATGCCCAAGGGCACGCTCCAGGGCGTCAAGGGCACGCTGCCGGGAGCGGCGGCGCCGGAGGCGTTCCAGAAGCGGCTGCTGCAGATCCACCCCGACCTGCACGAGTTCACCTACGCGGCCGAGTCCTACGACGCGATGACCCTGCTCGCGCTGGCCGCCGAGGCGGCGGGCAGCGACGCGGGGGCGGCCGTCGCGGGCAAGCTCGTCGAGGTCAGCAAGGGCGGCCAGAAGTGCGCCGACTTCAAGGGCTGCGCCGCGCTGCTCAAGGCGGGCAAGGACATCGACTTCGACGGCGTCAGCGGCCCGGTCGACTTCAACGAGGCAGGCGACCCGTCCACGGCCACGATCGGCGTCTACCAGTACCGGGGCGACAACACCTTCGACGCCGGCAAGGCGGTCGAGTACCGCACCGGCAACATCGCCGGGTGA
- a CDS encoding ABC transporter substrate-binding protein, protein MIRIAPAGRVLAVAAAASLALTACGGGGGDTAAQQTSTGTAPAPASSAPAAAQGDGTLTIGTVLPQTGSLAFLGPPEFAGVDQAVKEINEAGGVLGKPVTAIHTDSGDTTTNIASQSVDKLLGQKADAIIGAASSSVSESIIDKVTGAGVVQFSPANTSDKFTTINDNGLYFRTAPPDKLQGRVLGDLVVSDGNDTVGILAMQDSYGSGLADQITKTAEEGGATVVERVDYDPKAAEFSADVAKIKAKNPKAIVLIGFEEGAKVINELVKQGLTADKVKWYMVDGNMSNTNYLKMPKGTLKGVKGTIPGAEAPDAFRAKLLKVNKDLEDYTYAAESYDAAVLIALAAEAAKDDSGRSIAGKLAEVSKGGEKCKSFKECADLLKAGKDVDYDGVSGPVEFDDNGDPAVATIGVYQYGDDNKYPGKAVEYRTGNIAG, encoded by the coding sequence ATGATCCGCATAGCTCCAGCGGGACGCGTCCTGGCCGTCGCGGCCGCGGCGAGCCTGGCCCTGACGGCCTGTGGTGGGGGCGGCGGCGACACCGCCGCGCAGCAGACGAGCACGGGCACGGCGCCGGCGCCGGCGTCCTCCGCGCCGGCGGCCGCGCAGGGCGACGGCACGCTGACGATCGGGACGGTGCTGCCGCAGACCGGCTCGCTCGCCTTCCTCGGCCCGCCCGAGTTCGCCGGCGTGGACCAGGCCGTCAAGGAGATCAACGAGGCCGGGGGCGTGCTCGGCAAGCCGGTGACCGCGATCCACACCGACTCCGGCGACACGACCACGAACATCGCCTCGCAGTCGGTGGACAAGCTGCTGGGCCAGAAGGCGGACGCGATCATCGGCGCGGCCTCGTCCTCGGTGTCGGAGTCGATCATCGACAAGGTGACCGGGGCCGGGGTCGTGCAGTTCTCGCCGGCCAACACCTCCGACAAGTTCACCACGATCAACGACAACGGCCTGTACTTCCGCACCGCGCCCCCGGACAAGCTCCAGGGCCGCGTGCTCGGCGACCTGGTCGTCAGCGACGGTAACGACACCGTGGGCATCCTCGCGATGCAGGACTCCTACGGCTCGGGCCTCGCCGACCAGATCACCAAGACCGCCGAGGAGGGCGGCGCCACCGTCGTGGAGCGGGTGGACTACGACCCGAAGGCGGCCGAGTTCTCCGCCGACGTGGCCAAGATCAAGGCCAAGAACCCGAAGGCCATCGTGCTCATCGGCTTCGAGGAGGGCGCCAAGGTCATCAACGAGCTCGTCAAGCAGGGCCTGACGGCCGACAAGGTGAAGTGGTACATGGTGGACGGCAACATGTCGAACACCAACTACCTCAAGATGCCCAAGGGCACCCTCAAGGGCGTCAAGGGCACTATCCCCGGCGCCGAGGCCCCCGACGCGTTCCGGGCCAAGCTCCTCAAGGTCAACAAGGACCTGGAGGACTACACCTACGCCGCCGAGTCGTACGACGCCGCCGTCCTCATCGCCCTGGCCGCCGAGGCGGCCAAGGACGACAGCGGCAGGTCCATCGCCGGCAAGCTGGCCGAGGTCAGCAAGGGCGGCGAGAAGTGCAAGAGCTTCAAGGAGTGCGCCGACCTGCTGAAGGCGGGCAAGGACGTCGACTACGACGGCGTCAGCGGCCCCGTCGAGTTCGACGACAACGGTGACCCGGCCGTGGCCACCATCGGCGTCTACCAGTACGGCGACGACAACAAGTACCCGGGCAAGGCCGTCGAGTACCGCACCGGCAACATCGCCGGCTGA